Proteins co-encoded in one Eschrichtius robustus isolate mEscRob2 chromosome 8, mEscRob2.pri, whole genome shotgun sequence genomic window:
- the TAS2R41 gene encoding LOW QUALITY PROTEIN: taste receptor type 2 member 41 (The sequence of the model RefSeq protein was modified relative to this genomic sequence to represent the inferred CDS: substituted 2 bases at 2 genomic stop codons) — MTGAGGQAPRHRVVTGGGTSLHPAFAVLFVLLFVLLCVLGLLASGFIVLVLSREWVXPGRLLPSSMILFSLGVSCFCLQWVGMANNFYYFLHLVEYRGGPAWQFFGLRXDFLNSFTFWFGSWLSDLFFMKIANFTHPTFLWLKYGLPGLVPWLLLGSLLISLIITLLFFWGNHDLYKGFLIRKFSGNLTYNQRSRRLEIHHFLPLKLVTLSIPCSLFLVSMAVLMNPLRRHMWRMRHSAHSLQEPSAQAHTRAPKSLISFLVLYALSFMSLIIDAAGFYSSESDWYWPWQILTYSCTSIHPFILILSNLRLRGVFRQLILLARGFWVA; from the exons ATGACGGGG GCAGGAGGCCAGGCACCAAGGCACAGGGTGGTGACCGGAGGAGGGACCAGCCTGCACCCAGCATTCGCAGTCCTCTTCGTGCTGCTCTTTGTTCTGCTCTGTGTGCTGGGACTCCTGGCCAGTGGCTTCATTGTGCTGGTGCTGAGCAGAGAATGGGTGTGACCAGGGAGGCTGCTCCCCTCCAGCATGATCCTCTTTAGCTTGGGTGTCTCCTGCTTCTGCCTGCAgtgggttggaatggcgaacaaCTTCTACTACTTCCTCCATCTGGTCGAGTACCGCGGGGGTCCTGCCTGGCAGTTCTTTGGTCTACGCTGAGACTTCCTGAACTCGTTCACCTTCTGGTTTGGCTCCTGGCTCAGCGACCTCTTCTTCATGAAGATTGCTAACTTCACCCACCCCACCTTCCTCTGGCTGAAGTACGGGTTACCAGGGTTAGTGCCCTGGCTTCTGCTGGGCTCTCTCCTCATCTCCCTCATCATCACCCTGTTGTTCTTTTGGGGGAACCACGATTTGTATAAAGGTTTCCTTATTAGAAAATTTTCTGGTAACCTGACCTACAATCAGCGGAGCAGGAGGCTGGAAATTCACCATTTTCTACCCCTGAAACTGGTCACCCTTTCAATTCCTTGCTCTCTTTTTCTGGTCTCGATGGCTGTGTTGATGAACCCTCTGAGGAGACACATGTGGAGGATGCGGCACAGTGCCCACAGCCTGCAGGAGCCCAGCGCCCAGGCTCACACCAGAGCTCCGAAGTCACTCATCTCCTTCCTCGTTCTTTATGCTCTGTCCTTCATGTCCCTGATCATCGATGCTGCAGGGTTCTACTCCTCAGAAAGTGACTGGTACTGGCCATGGCAGATTTTAACCTACTCGTgcacatccatccatccctttATCCTCATCCTCAGCAACCTCAGGCTTCGAGGGGTGTTCAGGCAGCTAATTTTGTTGGCCAGGGGCTTCTGGGTGGCCTAA